From a region of the Labrus mixtus chromosome 5, fLabMix1.1, whole genome shotgun sequence genome:
- the spinb gene encoding spindlin b: MKTPFKSPAAPRPRADGGHSGVSANMMKKKNTHKKQKTSVGPSKALAQPRRNIVGCRIQHIWKEGSKSSQWKGTVLDQVPVNPSLYLIKYDGFDCIYGLELYSDERVVGLEVLPDRVAPARVSDSMLAETMIGKAVEHMFETEDGPKEEWRGMVLARAPIMTAWFYITYEKDPVLYMYQLLDDYKEGDLRIMPDSNDSVTTEREPGEVVDSLVGKQVEYAKEDGGKRSGMVIHQVEAKPSVYFIKFDDDFHIYVYDLVKTS; encoded by the exons ATGAAGACCCCATTCAAGAGCCCAGCGGCCCCGCGGCCCCGAGCAGACGGGG gacaTTCTGGAGTTTCTGCAAAtatgatgaagaaaaagaacacacacaa gaaacagaaaacCAGTGTTGGTCCCAGTAAGGCTCTGGCTCAGCCCAGGAGAAACATAGTGGGCTGCAGGATCCAGCACATTTGGAAGGAGGGCA GTAAGTCGTCTCAGTGGAAGGGGACGGTCCTGGATCAGGTTCCTGTCAACCCCTCGCTATACCTGATCAAATACGACGGCTTCGACTGCATCTACGGCCTGGAGCTGTACAGCGATGAGCGGGTGGTGGGGCTGGAGGTCCTCCCTGACAGAGTGG CTCCGGCCCGCGTGAGCGACTCCATGCTGGCGGAGACGATGATCGGGAAAGCGGTGGAGCACATGTTTGAGACGGAGGACGGGCCGAAGGAGGAGTGGAGGGGGATGGTGCTGGCTCGCGCTCCCATCATGACCGCCTGGTTCTACATCACCTACGAGAAGGACCCGGTGCTCTACATGTACCAGCTGCTGGACGACTACAAGGAGGGAGACCTGCGCATCATGCCCGACTCCA acgACAGTGTGACGACGGAGCGGGAGCCCGGCGAGGTGGTGGACAGTCTGGTGGGTAAGCAGGTGGAGTACGCCAAAGAGGACGGCGGGAAGCGGTCGGGGATGGTCATCCACCAGGTGGAGGCCAAGCCGTCCGTCTACTTCATCAAGTTCGACGACGACTTCCACATCTACGTCTACGACCTGGTCAAGACCTCTTAA